A stretch of Clostridium formicaceticum DNA encodes these proteins:
- the rlmH gene encoding 23S rRNA (pseudouridine(1915)-N(3))-methyltransferase RlmH — protein sequence MNIAVISVGKIKEKYLKLGIDEYSKRLSRYCKLNFIEVADEKAPENLSLAEEENVKNKEGENIIKNIKEGMYVVVLDLKGKMLASEELAQKLQDLGIQGNSSIAFVIGGSLGLSKSVIDRADYRLCFSPMTFPHQLMKLILLEQVYRGFRIIKGEPYHK from the coding sequence TTGAATATTGCAGTTATTAGCGTAGGAAAAATAAAAGAAAAATACTTGAAGTTAGGAATTGATGAGTATAGTAAGCGATTATCTAGATACTGTAAACTGAACTTTATAGAAGTAGCAGACGAAAAAGCACCAGAAAATTTAAGTTTAGCAGAAGAAGAAAATGTAAAAAACAAAGAAGGAGAAAACATCATAAAAAACATTAAAGAAGGCATGTATGTAGTGGTTCTTGACTTAAAGGGAAAAATGCTTGCTTCTGAAGAATTAGCACAAAAACTACAGGACTTAGGCATACAGGGAAATAGTAGCATTGCCTTTGTGATAGGAGGATCTCTTGGTCTTTCAAAATCAGTCATAGACAGGGCCGATTACCGCTTATGTTTTTCTCCCATGACTTTCCCTCATCAATTGATGAAACTTATTTTGTTAGAGCAGGTTTATAGGGGGTTTCGGATTATTAAGGGTGAACCTTATCATAAGTAA
- a CDS encoding transposase, whose protein sequence is MLWGSGLWSRGYYIGTAGTVSAEIIQKYIQNQKFV, encoded by the coding sequence TTGTTATGGGGTAGTGGATTATGGAGCAGGGGATATTATATCGGTACTGCTGGAACTGTAAGTGCTGAAATAATTCAAAAGTATATTCAGAATCAGAAGTTCGTGTAG
- a CDS encoding IS200/IS605 family accessory protein TnpB-related protein, producing MINSLRRYRNNYVNDYLHKTSKNIIDKAIEHKVKKIVIGKIKGIKQDMNYNKSFVQIPIQRLTELIKYKAELQGIEVKFKEESYTSGCSALDLKPIDKNYYNKTRRVVRGLFKSSFGLVNSDVNGSLNILRKEEKCIPEIVQAMRDKGSVSSPLRVRVAC from the coding sequence ATGATTAATTCTTTAAGAAGATATAGAAATAACTATGTTAATGATTATCTTCATAAAACAAGTAAAAATATTATTGATAAAGCAATAGAACATAAAGTAAAGAAAATAGTTATAGGTAAAATTAAAGGCATTAAGCAAGATATGAATTACAATAAGTCCTTTGTTCAAATACCTATACAAAGACTTACTGAATTAATAAAATACAAGGCTGAACTACAAGGCATTGAAGTTAAATTTAAAGAAGAAAGCTATACAAGTGGTTGTAGTGCCTTGGATTTAAAGCCAATAGATAAAAACTACTATAATAAGACCCGCAGAGTAGTTAGAGGGTTATTCAAATCAAGCTTTGGATTAGTCAATAGTGACGTGAATGGCTCGTTAAATATATTAAGAAAAGAAGAAAAATGTATTCCTGAAATAGTGCAAGCTATGAGGGATAAAGGGAGTGTGTCCTCCCCGTTGAGAGTAAGGGTTGCCTGTTGA